The Zavarzinia compransoris genome includes a window with the following:
- a CDS encoding crotonase/enoyl-CoA hydratase family protein: protein MAYQAFDVTVSNHIAHLQLKRPEQFNSMIPAFWSEILTIFDALAADPAVRVAVLSSTGKHFTAGMDLAVFANLAPAVEEEGRKREELRRKILNLQECFSIIERMRFPVLAAIQGGCIGGGVDLVSACDMRFATRDAFFHIAEINIGMTADVGTLQRLPKIVPEGVVREMAFTGRRLGAERAHQVGLVNQLFDSHEAMLDGVMAIAAEIAGHSPLAIAGTKEMLNYSRDHSVADGLNYIATWNSAMLLTVDLPEAIAARSQKRQPAFDNLSPPAAKLI, encoded by the coding sequence ATGGCGTATCAGGCTTTCGACGTCACCGTCAGTAATCATATCGCCCATCTGCAATTGAAGCGGCCGGAGCAGTTCAATTCGATGATCCCGGCCTTCTGGTCCGAGATCCTGACCATCTTCGACGCCCTGGCCGCCGACCCGGCGGTGCGGGTGGCGGTGCTGTCCTCGACCGGCAAGCATTTCACCGCCGGCATGGATCTCGCGGTCTTCGCCAACCTTGCCCCCGCCGTCGAGGAAGAGGGCCGCAAGCGCGAGGAATTGCGCCGCAAGATCCTGAACCTTCAGGAGTGCTTCTCGATCATCGAGCGCATGCGCTTTCCGGTGCTGGCGGCGATCCAGGGCGGCTGCATCGGCGGCGGCGTCGATCTCGTCTCGGCCTGCGACATGCGCTTTGCGACCCGGGACGCCTTCTTCCATATCGCCGAGATCAATATCGGCATGACGGCGGATGTCGGCACCCTGCAGCGCCTGCCCAAGATCGTGCCCGAAGGGGTGGTGCGCGAGATGGCCTTCACCGGCCGGCGCCTGGGGGCGGAACGCGCCCATCAGGTCGGCCTGGTCAACCAGCTGTTCGACAGCCACGAGGCGATGCTGGACGGCGTGATGGCGATCGCCGCCGAGATCGCCGGCCACAGCCCGCTGGCCATCGCCGGGACCAAGGAAATGCTGAACTACAGCCGCGACCATTCGGTGGCGGACGGGCTCAATTACATCGCGACCTGGAATTCGGCCATGCTGCTGACGGTCGACCTGCCGGAAGCGATCGCCGCCCGCAGCCAGAAGCGGCAGCCGGCCTTCGACAATCTCTCGCCCCCGGCGGCCAAGCTGATCTGA
- a CDS encoding YqaE/Pmp3 family membrane protein, with protein MDLIRILLAILLPPLGVFLQVGIGLHFWLNILLTILGYIPGIVHAVWVIARK; from the coding sequence ATGGACCTCATCCGCATCCTGCTGGCGATCCTCCTGCCGCCGCTCGGCGTATTCCTTCAGGTCGGGATCGGCCTGCACTTCTGGCTGAACATCCTGCTGACCATCCTCGGCTATATCCCGGGGATCGTTCACGCCGTCTGGGTGATCGCCCGGAAATAG
- a CDS encoding zinc-binding metallopeptidase family protein, which translates to MKIFKCQQCAQILYFENGTCVGCRHRLGYLPDRGQMSAVRPDGTDWVALAAPEGRYRFCANWELSACNWMVPAGGGETYCLACRHNRTIPDVSDPDNHRKWQQIEEAKRRLFYSLIKLRLPRPVSGDGHPEPLVFDFLADRPDGGEKVLTGHDQGQITLALNEADSVRREQMRAGMGEAYRTLLGHFRHEIGHYYWDRLVRDAGNLESCRALFGDERTDYGEALQRHYDNGPPADWQQHYVSAYATMHPWEDWAESWAHYLHIVDTLEMAGAFGIAIAPEVDDDGTMETNIDFDPHKAHRIATVVDAWLPLTFAVNSLNRSMGQPDLYPFVLPPDAVAKLGYIHDLIRQGR; encoded by the coding sequence ATGAAAATCTTCAAGTGTCAGCAATGTGCCCAGATTCTGTATTTCGAGAATGGAACCTGCGTCGGCTGCCGGCACCGCCTCGGTTATCTTCCCGACCGCGGGCAGATGTCGGCGGTCAGGCCGGACGGCACCGACTGGGTGGCGCTGGCCGCGCCGGAAGGGCGCTATCGCTTCTGCGCCAATTGGGAACTGTCCGCCTGCAACTGGATGGTGCCCGCCGGGGGCGGCGAGACCTATTGTCTCGCCTGCCGGCACAACCGCACCATTCCCGACGTCTCCGACCCGGACAATCACCGCAAATGGCAGCAGATCGAGGAGGCGAAACGCCGCCTGTTCTACAGCCTGATCAAGCTGCGCCTGCCCCGGCCGGTGAGTGGCGACGGGCACCCCGAACCGCTGGTCTTCGATTTCCTGGCCGATCGCCCGGACGGCGGCGAGAAGGTGCTGACCGGCCATGACCAGGGGCAGATCACCCTGGCCCTGAACGAGGCCGACAGCGTCCGGCGCGAACAGATGCGCGCCGGTATGGGCGAGGCCTATCGCACCCTGCTCGGCCATTTCCGCCACGAGATCGGCCACTATTACTGGGACCGGCTGGTGCGCGACGCCGGCAACCTCGAAAGCTGCCGCGCCCTCTTCGGCGACGAGCGCACCGACTACGGCGAAGCCCTGCAACGCCATTACGACAACGGCCCGCCGGCGGACTGGCAGCAGCATTACGTCAGCGCCTATGCCACCATGCACCCGTGGGAGGATTGGGCCGAAAGCTGGGCCCATTACCTCCACATCGTCGACACGCTGGAAATGGCCGGCGCCTTCGGCATCGCCATCGCGCCCGAGGTGGACGACGACGGCACCATGGAAACCAATATCGACTTCGATCCCCACAAGGCCCACAGGATCGCCACGGTGGTCGACGCCTGGCTGCCCCTCACCTTCGCGGTGAACAGCCTCAACCGCTCCATGGGCCAGCCCGATCTCTATCCCTTCGTGCTGCCGCCGGATGCAGTGGCCAAGCTCGGCTATATCCACGACCTGATCCGGCAGGGCCGGTAA
- the leuA gene encoding 2-isopropylmalate synthase translates to MSRMPIEKYRAFQPIDLPNRSWPSKVITKAPIWCSVDLRDGNQALIEPMGHERKLRMFRTLVKMGFKEIEIGFPSASQTDFDFARFLVENGEIPGDVTIQVLTQAREELITRTFDAIRGAKRAIVHLYNSTSTLQRRVVFGLDRAGIVEIAVKGTELVKSLVHTIPETEIVLEYSPESFTGTELDFAKEVCEAVMDVWQPTAEKPIIINLPATVEMATPNIYADQIEWFINNVKWRERYILSLHPHNDRGTGVAAAELGMMAGADRVEGTLFGNGERTGNVDVVNIALNMFTQGVDPELEIEDIDDLRRTAEYCNQLPVHPRHPYAGDLVFTAFSGSHQDAIKKGLGARRKQNDVIWEVPYLPIDPEDLGRSYEAVIRVNSQSGKGGVAYLLEEDYGLHLPRKLQIEFSRVVQGHTDTTGKEVTAGDLFEMFRKEYLEAKYPLEFVDHVTLPDTHATERSTITTHVKLYGQAKEAHGIGTGPIDAFCDSLAKALGIALEVVDYSQHAVGKGADAEAVTYVEMKGAGNLTLFGVGRDRNVTIASLKAVASAANRLHAAAARAEAGIGAK, encoded by the coding sequence ATGTCCCGCATGCCGATCGAGAAATACCGCGCCTTCCAGCCGATCGATCTGCCGAACCGCAGCTGGCCGTCGAAAGTGATCACCAAGGCGCCGATCTGGTGCTCGGTGGATCTGCGCGACGGCAACCAGGCCCTGATCGAGCCCATGGGCCACGAGCGCAAGCTGCGCATGTTCCGCACCCTGGTGAAGATGGGCTTCAAGGAAATCGAGATCGGCTTCCCCTCGGCCTCGCAGACCGATTTCGACTTCGCCCGCTTCCTGGTCGAGAACGGCGAGATCCCGGGCGATGTCACCATCCAGGTGCTGACCCAGGCGCGCGAGGAACTGATCACCCGCACCTTCGACGCCATCCGCGGCGCCAAGCGGGCCATTGTCCATCTCTACAATTCGACCTCGACCTTGCAGCGCCGGGTGGTCTTCGGCCTGGACCGGGCCGGCATCGTCGAGATCGCGGTGAAGGGCACCGAACTGGTGAAGAGCCTGGTGCACACGATCCCCGAGACCGAGATCGTCCTCGAATATTCGCCCGAGAGCTTCACCGGCACCGAACTCGACTTCGCCAAGGAAGTCTGCGAGGCGGTGATGGACGTCTGGCAGCCGACGGCGGAAAAGCCGATCATCATCAACCTGCCGGCAACGGTGGAGATGGCGACGCCGAACATCTATGCCGACCAGATCGAATGGTTCATCAACAATGTGAAGTGGCGCGAGCGCTATATCCTGTCGCTGCACCCGCATAACGACCGGGGCACCGGCGTCGCCGCCGCCGAACTGGGCATGATGGCCGGCGCCGACCGGGTGGAAGGCACGCTGTTCGGCAACGGCGAGCGCACGGGCAATGTCGACGTCGTCAATATCGCCCTCAACATGTTCACTCAGGGCGTCGATCCGGAGCTGGAGATCGAGGACATCGACGACCTGCGCCGCACGGCGGAATATTGCAACCAGCTGCCGGTGCACCCGCGCCATCCTTACGCGGGCGACCTCGTCTTCACCGCCTTCTCGGGCAGCCATCAGGATGCGATCAAGAAGGGGCTGGGGGCCCGGCGCAAGCAGAACGACGTGATCTGGGAAGTGCCCTATCTGCCGATCGACCCGGAAGACCTGGGGCGCAGCTACGAGGCGGTGATCCGCGTCAATTCCCAGTCCGGCAAGGGCGGCGTCGCCTATCTGCTGGAGGAGGACTACGGCCTGCACCTGCCGCGCAAGCTGCAGATCGAATTCAGCCGCGTGGTCCAGGGCCACACCGACACCACCGGCAAGGAAGTGACCGCCGGCGACCTGTTCGAGATGTTCCGCAAGGAATATCTGGAGGCGAAATACCCCCTCGAATTCGTCGACCACGTAACCCTGCCCGACACCCATGCGACCGAGCGCAGCACGATCACGACCCATGTGAAGCTCTACGGCCAGGCGAAGGAAGCCCATGGCATCGGCACCGGCCCGATCGACGCTTTCTGCGACAGCCTGGCCAAGGCATTGGGCATCGCCCTCGAAGTCGTCGACTACAGCCAGCACGCGGTCGGCAAGGGCGCCGATGCCGAGGCGGTGACCTATGTCGAGATGAAGGGGGCGGGCAACCTCACCCTGTTCGGCGTCGGCCGCGACCGCAATGTCACCATCGCCTCGCTGAAGGCGGTGGCGAGCGCCGCCAACCGCCTGCATGCCGCGGCCGCCCGGGCCGAGGCCGGCATCGGGGCGAAGTAA
- a CDS encoding rhodanese-like domain-containing protein, translating to MPNTVTNSTVTEIPAAAPAEAEVHFRRKLAFETDCADVHAALAAGAADFVLLDVRGRKAYAHAHVPGAVSLPHRDIGEKRLADYPPATVFVVYCAGPHCNGADRAALRLAQLRRPVKLMIGGMTGWADEGLPFAEGT from the coding sequence ATGCCCAATACCGTTACCAACAGTACCGTTACCGAAATCCCTGCCGCCGCCCCTGCCGAGGCCGAGGTCCATTTCCGCCGGAAACTGGCCTTCGAGACCGATTGCGCCGATGTCCACGCCGCCCTTGCCGCCGGTGCCGCGGATTTCGTGCTGCTCGACGTCCGCGGCCGCAAGGCCTATGCCCACGCCCATGTCCCGGGCGCGGTCAGCCTGCCGCACCGGGACATCGGCGAGAAGCGCCTGGCCGACTATCCGCCGGCCACCGTCTTCGTCGTCTATTGCGCCGGGCCGCATTGCAACGGCGCCGACCGGGCGGCGCTCCGCCTCGCCCAATTGCGCCGTCCGGTCAAATTGATGATCGGCGGCATGACCGGCTGGGCCGACGAAGGCCTGCCCTTCGCCGAAGGGACGTAA
- the ftrA gene encoding transcriptional regulator FtrA has product MPEHDAPDPSADRLVVVLAYDGLCTFEFGLAVEIFGLHRPEMGAGWYRFAVAGIEPGPLRATGGIALLVDGGLDLIARAGTVVVPGWRGADVPVPADLIAALRAAAARGARLLSICSGVFVLAAAGLLDGRRATTHWRHAARLAERYPAVTVDPDVLYVDEGQVLTSAGSAAGLDLCLHLVRRDFGPEAANRVARRLVLPAHRDGGQAQFIERPVPRLPAEARLGPLIDRVLASLDRPHAVGDLAAQAGMSLRSFIRRFKAATGMAPGEWLLEQRLSRARDLLEQGGAGVEQVASACGFGAAASLRHHFRRRFGVAPATYRARFAAPVAVPARNS; this is encoded by the coding sequence ATGCCAGAACACGACGCCCCCGATCCTTCGGCCGACCGGCTGGTCGTCGTCCTGGCCTATGACGGGCTGTGCACCTTCGAATTCGGTCTGGCGGTCGAGATCTTCGGCCTGCACCGGCCGGAAATGGGGGCCGGCTGGTATCGGTTCGCGGTCGCCGGAATCGAGCCGGGCCCCTTGCGCGCGACCGGCGGCATTGCCCTGCTGGTCGATGGCGGCCTCGACCTGATCGCCCGGGCGGGCACCGTCGTCGTGCCCGGCTGGCGCGGCGCCGATGTCCCGGTGCCGGCGGATCTGATCGCGGCGCTGCGGGCGGCGGCGGCCCGGGGCGCGCGGCTGCTGTCGATCTGTTCCGGCGTTTTCGTGCTGGCGGCGGCGGGTCTTCTCGACGGGCGGCGGGCGACCACCCATTGGCGCCACGCGGCGCGGCTGGCGGAGCGCTATCCGGCCGTGACGGTCGATCCGGATGTGCTCTATGTCGACGAGGGGCAGGTGCTGACCTCGGCCGGATCGGCGGCCGGCCTCGATCTCTGCCTGCATCTGGTGCGGCGCGATTTCGGGCCGGAGGCGGCGAACCGGGTGGCGCGGCGCCTGGTGCTGCCGGCGCATCGCGACGGCGGGCAGGCCCAGTTCATCGAGCGCCCGGTGCCGCGGCTGCCGGCCGAGGCGCGCCTCGGCCCCCTGATCGACCGCGTGCTGGCCAGCCTGGACCGGCCCCATGCGGTCGGCGACCTGGCGGCGCAAGCGGGCATGAGCCTGCGCAGCTTCATCCGCCGCTTCAAGGCGGCGACCGGCATGGCGCCGGGGGAATGGCTGCTGGAACAGCGCCTGAGCCGGGCCCGCGACCTGCTGGAACAGGGCGGCGCCGGGGTGGAGCAGGTGGCATCGGCCTGCGGCTTCGGCGCGGCGGCGAGCCTGCGCCATCATTTCCGCCGCCGCTTCGGCGTGGCGCCCGCGACCTATCGGGCGCGTTTCGCCGCCCCGGTGGCGGTGCCGGCGCGCAACAGTTGA
- a CDS encoding DUF350 domain-containing protein, with translation MSQILTTLGTGLPVLLPQLGVTIALLIIGILIYQAITPFNERELVDQGNTAAGIVLGGSVLALAIPLAATLATSNVLIDIIVWGVVALVIQLLTFVVITLVFRGLKAGVEAGNVAAGLGLASAQLAIALLNAGAMAG, from the coding sequence ATGAGCCAGATCCTGACCACGCTCGGCACCGGCCTTCCGGTTCTCCTGCCCCAGCTCGGCGTCACCATCGCCCTGCTGATCATCGGCATCCTGATCTATCAGGCGATCACGCCGTTCAATGAGCGCGAATTGGTCGACCAGGGCAATACGGCGGCGGGCATCGTGCTCGGCGGCTCGGTCCTGGCCCTGGCGATCCCCCTCGCGGCGACGCTGGCGACCTCGAACGTGCTGATCGACATCATCGTCTGGGGTGTCGTCGCCCTGGTCATCCAGCTGCTGACCTTCGTGGTCATCACCCTGGTGTTCCGCGGCCTGAAGGCCGGGGTCGAGGCGGGCAATGTCGCCGCCGGCCTCGGCCTCGCCTCGGCCCAGCTGGCGATCGCCCTGCTCAACGCCGGCGCCATGGCCGGCTGA
- a CDS encoding DUF2491 family protein, with the protein MTRPAVPPRRGRLAALALSALLALGPGAAPLSQSLSLARLATGGAVVAALVAGPPAAAPAEALSRSGGSGGYSRPGSSRTPSVGSGSGSSSSSSSGGYARPRSGGSDSGGRSSGSSSGSDRDASRGASRSALDDFLSPPPSRTPSTRERADSGSGRSADSVAPRRPRTDPDDPSGYYRDRGYRMPDAYGGRSSFGIFDAITLWFLLDTLTDSSHADFFRDNRDDPGYREWRAEAERMAASDPDLKAKLAALDRELAAAPGDPGRAGQLPADVPGGAGGGGSLGLVIAVILVAVVLWFFISTLRRRSAKGPQGKGGDGVARTKGGDGTALGQAAAILRNKMAGATYTPDFFRVGMPITLDPAPFVLAEGLTKVTPPAALSDSGTVGVDAVGTAADRSGTYHRLYLDDEAAFFQLVLNAEGYPAECRYFRRIDEVQPANRDEWAFWLDKGEGMIGWPDFETKDGQLYQRAWSPGSTKVQPRALEETVETLRGESRRKLATMLYARATGGASPAPETEYLLVTAVQAEAEAYVELHAGVDINPTALSLS; encoded by the coding sequence ATGACCAGACCCGCGGTCCCGCCGCGCCGGGGACGGCTGGCGGCCCTGGCCCTTTCCGCCCTGCTGGCGCTGGGACCGGGGGCCGCCCCTCTGTCCCAGTCCCTGTCCCTGGCGCGCCTCGCCACCGGTGGCGCCGTGGTCGCCGCCCTCGTCGCCGGCCCGCCGGCAGCGGCACCGGCGGAGGCGCTCTCGCGCAGCGGCGGCAGCGGCGGCTACAGCCGGCCGGGCAGCAGCCGCACCCCCTCGGTCGGCAGCGGCAGCGGTTCGTCATCCTCCTCGTCCTCCGGCGGCTACGCCCGGCCGCGCAGCGGCGGCAGCGACAGCGGCGGCCGCTCGTCGGGCAGCAGCAGCGGTTCCGACCGCGATGCCTCGCGCGGGGCATCGCGCAGCGCGCTCGACGATTTCCTCAGCCCGCCGCCCAGCCGCACCCCCTCGACCCGGGAGCGCGCCGACTCGGGCAGCGGCCGCAGCGCCGACAGCGTCGCCCCCCGCCGCCCGCGCACCGACCCGGACGATCCGAGCGGCTATTACCGCGATCGCGGCTATCGCATGCCCGATGCCTATGGCGGCCGCTCCAGCTTCGGCATTTTCGACGCCATCACCCTGTGGTTCCTGCTCGACACCCTGACCGACAGCAGCCACGCCGATTTCTTCCGCGACAACCGGGACGATCCCGGCTATCGCGAATGGCGCGCCGAGGCGGAGCGCATGGCGGCAAGCGATCCGGACCTGAAGGCGAAGCTCGCCGCCCTCGACCGGGAACTGGCCGCGGCCCCCGGCGATCCCGGCCGGGCCGGCCAATTGCCGGCGGATGTCCCGGGCGGGGCGGGCGGGGGCGGATCCCTCGGCCTTGTGATCGCCGTCATCCTCGTCGCCGTGGTTCTGTGGTTCTTCATCAGCACCCTGCGCCGGCGTTCGGCCAAGGGCCCGCAAGGCAAGGGAGGCGACGGCGTGGCACGCACCAAGGGCGGCGACGGCACGGCCCTGGGCCAGGCTGCCGCGATCCTGCGCAACAAGATGGCGGGCGCCACCTATACGCCGGATTTCTTCCGCGTCGGCATGCCCATCACCCTCGACCCGGCCCCCTTCGTCCTGGCGGAAGGCCTGACCAAGGTGACGCCGCCCGCCGCCCTGTCCGACAGCGGCACGGTCGGCGTCGACGCGGTGGGCACAGCCGCCGACCGCTCGGGCACCTATCACCGCCTCTATCTCGACGACGAGGCGGCCTTCTTCCAACTGGTGCTGAACGCCGAGGGCTATCCCGCCGAATGCCGCTATTTCCGCCGCATCGACGAGGTGCAGCCGGCCAATCGGGACGAATGGGCCTTCTGGCTCGACAAGGGCGAGGGCATGATCGGCTGGCCCGACTTCGAGACCAAGGACGGCCAGCTCTACCAGCGGGCATGGTCGCCGGGCAGCACCAAGGTCCAGCCCCGGGCGCTGGAGGAAACGGTCGAGACGCTGCGCGGCGAAAGCCGGCGCAAGCTCGCCACCATGCTCTACGCCCGGGCCACCGGGGGGGCCAGCCCGGCGCCCGAAACCGAATACCTGCTGGTGACCGCAGTGCAGGCAGAGGCAGAGGCCTATGTCGAGCTGCATGCCGGCGTCGACATCAATCCGACCGCGCTTTCCCTCAGCTGA
- a CDS encoding DUF4332 domain-containing protein produces the protein MSSYPIEKIEGIGPVFGAKLKAAGIDSTGELLQAAAGPAGRDALAEKTGLTTHQILEWANRSDLMRLKGVGEEYGDLLEVAGVDTVKELKHRVPANLHKKLAEVNEAKNLVRRLPSEADVADWIEQAKSLPAILTY, from the coding sequence ATGTCGTCCTATCCGATCGAGAAGATCGAGGGCATCGGCCCGGTCTTTGGCGCCAAGCTGAAGGCGGCAGGCATCGATTCGACCGGCGAACTGCTGCAGGCGGCCGCCGGCCCGGCCGGCCGGGACGCCCTGGCCGAAAAGACCGGCCTCACCACCCATCAGATCCTCGAATGGGCCAACCGCTCCGACCTCATGCGCCTCAAGGGTGTGGGCGAGGAATACGGCGACCTGCTCGAAGTCGCCGGCGTCGACACGGTGAAGGAATTGAAGCACCGGGTGCCGGCCAACCTGCACAAGAAGCTGGCCGAGGTGAACGAGGCGAAGAATCTCGTCCGCCGCCTGCCGAGCGAGGCCGATGTCGCCGACTGGATCGAACAGGCCAAGTCCCTGCCGGCCATCCTGACCTATTGA
- a CDS encoding alpha/beta fold hydrolase: MSLLARIEIPAEGGFFSGLAGGPPLGSAPLVHLAHATGMNAETYRPILEALARRYTVRALDLRGHGFSTVPADPRRLRSWSRYARDLAGILEGWGQPAFLVGHSMGGAISTEVAALHPGLAAGLLLIDPAVVPKRAVPALAFGRVTGLMRRFPLAEQAAKRRADWPGREVMLKAYTGRGAFKTWRPEFLDAYVQGGTTDKPDGTIALACAPAWEAQTFATIGLSFWRRVPKLVCPVGVLYADKGSTLGRRGAASLSKVLPAAAVTRVPESTHFIPMEFPAVVEQAIDALVENKLRTIS; this comes from the coding sequence GTGTCCCTGCTTGCTCGCATCGAGATCCCGGCCGAGGGCGGTTTTTTCTCCGGCCTCGCCGGCGGCCCGCCGCTCGGCAGCGCGCCCCTGGTCCATCTGGCCCATGCCACGGGCATGAATGCGGAAACCTATCGGCCGATCCTGGAGGCGCTGGCCCGGCGCTATACGGTGCGCGCCCTCGACCTGCGCGGCCACGGTTTCAGCACGGTGCCGGCCGATCCGCGCCGGCTGCGCTCGTGGAGCCGCTATGCCCGGGATCTCGCCGGCATTCTCGAAGGCTGGGGCCAGCCGGCCTTTCTGGTCGGCCATTCCATGGGCGGCGCGATCAGCACCGAAGTGGCGGCCCTGCATCCCGGCCTCGCCGCCGGGCTGTTGCTGATCGATCCCGCCGTGGTGCCGAAGCGGGCCGTGCCGGCGCTCGCCTTCGGCCGGGTGACCGGGCTGATGCGCCGCTTTCCCCTGGCGGAACAGGCGGCAAAGCGCCGGGCCGACTGGCCGGGCCGGGAGGTCATGCTGAAGGCCTATACCGGGCGCGGCGCCTTCAAGACCTGGCGGCCGGAATTCCTGGACGCCTATGTCCAAGGCGGCACCACCGACAAACCCGACGGCACCATTGCCCTGGCCTGCGCCCCGGCCTGGGAGGCGCAGACCTTCGCCACCATCGGCCTGAGCTTCTGGCGCCGCGTACCCAAGCTCGTCTGTCCGGTCGGCGTGCTTTACGCCGACAAGGGTTCCACCCTCGGCCGGCGCGGGGCGGCCAGCCTGTCCAAGGTCCTGCCGGCGGCGGCGGTGACCCGCGTGCCTGAATCGACGCATTTCATCCCGATGGAATTCCCGGCCGTGGTCGAGCAGGCTATCGATGCGCTCGTCGAGAACAAGTTGAGAACAATCTCTTGA
- a CDS encoding DNA-packaging protein, whose product MPPTSASAYNSAWLASQSPAIQARFLAGLSKAEAEVLAHDWAFWARPQQLPPPGFDWQGWLVLAGRGFGKTRAGAEWVRMEVEAGRARRIALVGATAADARQVMIEGESGLLAVSPPGHRPLWEPSKRLLTWPNGAVATAFSAERPGQLRGPQHDLAWADELCKWRDADAWDQLLLGLRLGTAPRWLATTTPRPVPLIKDLLKDPQVRITRGSTFDNWANLAPAFLAEVVRRYQGTRLGRQELHAEVVDDVPGALWTRALLDRQRVAAPAETCLRIVVGVDPAVGTTGEDEGAETGIVVAGRRADGTLAVIEDLSCRLPPTGWARRAIDAYHRHQADRLVAEVNQGGDLVESLVRALDPGVAYRGLRATRGKAVRAEPVAALYEQGQVFHGPGLAALEDQMCRFTTQGPDGLCDRVDALVWVLTDLAAGPQPSVPRLRRL is encoded by the coding sequence ATGCCGCCGACATCCGCGAGCGCTTACAACAGCGCCTGGCTCGCCTCGCAGTCCCCGGCGATCCAGGCCCGCTTCCTGGCGGGGCTGAGCAAGGCTGAGGCCGAGGTCCTGGCCCATGACTGGGCCTTCTGGGCCCGGCCCCAGCAATTGCCGCCCCCGGGCTTCGACTGGCAGGGCTGGCTGGTGCTGGCCGGGCGGGGCTTCGGCAAGACCAGGGCCGGCGCCGAATGGGTGCGCATGGAGGTGGAGGCCGGCCGCGCCCGGCGCATCGCCCTGGTCGGGGCGACCGCCGCCGATGCCCGCCAGGTGATGATCGAGGGGGAGTCCGGCCTTCTCGCCGTCTCGCCGCCCGGCCATCGGCCGCTGTGGGAACCGTCGAAACGCCTGCTGACCTGGCCGAACGGTGCCGTCGCCACGGCCTTTTCGGCGGAGCGGCCGGGGCAGTTGCGCGGGCCCCAGCACGACCTCGCCTGGGCCGACGAATTGTGCAAATGGCGCGATGCCGATGCCTGGGACCAGCTTCTGCTGGGCTTGCGCCTGGGCACCGCGCCGCGCTGGCTGGCGACGACGACGCCGCGCCCGGTGCCCCTGATCAAGGACCTGCTGAAGGACCCGCAGGTGCGGATCACCCGGGGCTCCACCTTCGACAATTGGGCCAATCTGGCGCCGGCCTTCCTGGCCGAGGTGGTGCGCCGCTATCAGGGCACGCGCCTCGGCCGCCAGGAACTGCATGCGGAAGTGGTCGACGACGTGCCGGGCGCCCTGTGGACCCGCGCCCTGCTGGACCGCCAGCGGGTGGCGGCGCCGGCGGAGACGTGCCTGCGCATCGTCGTCGGGGTCGATCCCGCGGTCGGCACCACCGGCGAGGACGAGGGGGCGGAAACCGGCATCGTCGTCGCCGGGCGCCGGGCCGACGGCACGCTGGCGGTGATCGAGGATCTGTCGTGCCGCCTGCCGCCCACCGGCTGGGCCCGGCGCGCGATCGACGCCTATCACCGCCATCAGGCCGACCGGCTGGTGGCCGAGGTCAACCAGGGCGGCGATCTGGTCGAATCCCTGGTCCGCGCGCTCGATCCTGGCGTCGCCTATCGCGGGCTGCGCGCGACCCGGGGCAAGGCGGTGCGGGCGGAGCCGGTCGCCGCCCTTTACGAGCAAGGCCAGGTCTTTCACGGGCCCGGCCTTGCCGCCCTCGAAGACCAGATGTGCCGCTTTACCACCCAGGGGCCGGACGGTCTGTGCGACCGGGTCGATGCCCTCGTCTGGGTGCTGACCGATCTGGCGGCGGGGCCCCAGCCCAGCGTGCCGAGACTGCGGAGGCTTTAA